The Erythrobacter sp. JK5 genome includes a region encoding these proteins:
- a CDS encoding DUF421 domain-containing protein, producing MTNFDFVMTVAMGSVAAGVIQASDWQTFAQAMIGMAGLVIAQYIAAKLRSSSDRVEQVMQNQPLLIMRDGQILSDALGQARMAESDLIAKLREANVLDFSEVRAVVLETTGDVSVLHGQKLDERLIENVKSAD from the coding sequence ATGACCAATTTCGACTTCGTGATGACGGTCGCGATGGGCAGCGTCGCCGCCGGGGTGATCCAGGCCAGCGACTGGCAGACCTTTGCGCAGGCGATGATCGGCATGGCCGGTCTCGTTATCGCGCAATACATCGCTGCGAAATTGCGATCGTCCTCGGACCGGGTGGAACAGGTGATGCAGAACCAGCCGCTGCTGATCATGCGCGACGGCCAGATCCTGTCCGATGCGCTCGGTCAGGCGCGCATGGCCGAAAGCGACCTGATCGCCAAGCTGCGCGAGGCGAACGTGCTCGACTTTTCCGAAGTGCGCGCGGTGGTGCTCGAAACGACCGGCGACGTGTCGGTGCTCCACGGTCAGAAGCTGGACGAGCGCCTGATCGAGAACGTGAAAAGCGCCGACTAG
- a CDS encoding HAMP domain-containing histidine kinase — translation MFFDDRLATVLRQRGDSEAGARTQFRQLLDILGNRKYGRDHSLIAAAWLRMDALADRLPPHERAAMIREPGWRFRNADLAAHLADFEPEVASAALNRANLSAEDWTALIPRLPVRARGFLRLRKDLPVDVESLLNRLGVYDRGLPAPGVSEPAVLDLTEAIADEDQPANDRQEPVIDTVSPAREDPVESGRSEISALVERIAQFRRTRDAETADAELSPRLPLEDDAAPIDRRIAGFGFAADAAGRIEWADSEVAAMVIGIRLAAPRTLGEDVRRSALDRAFARRQPIVQAATQLSGASAIAGDWIVDAQPRFTEDGNFAGYVGRFLRQSAANDASASRAAREADRIRQLLHELRTPITAVQGYAEVIQQQLFGPAPHEYRALAAAIAADAAHILAGFEELDRLAKLETGVAEMEPGDVDLADLVARTVGQLAPVLAPRMAGIELLLEADGQARVAIDPDEAEALVWRLLATLGGGCASGEMLTCTLAVEGGVVRLACDLPAQLIGEESIFSAEARPVAGSVNAGPFGAGFTLRLARAEARAAGGSLVQDSDQVIVLLPLLTAAGGLPSDRGGCEAGGEA, via the coding sequence ATGTTCTTCGACGATCGCCTTGCTACCGTGTTGCGCCAGCGCGGCGACAGCGAGGCGGGCGCACGCACGCAGTTCAGGCAGTTGCTCGATATCCTGGGGAATCGCAAATACGGGCGCGATCACAGCCTGATCGCGGCCGCGTGGCTGCGGATGGACGCGCTGGCGGATCGTCTCCCGCCGCACGAGCGCGCGGCGATGATCCGCGAGCCGGGCTGGCGGTTCCGCAACGCCGATCTTGCTGCGCATCTCGCCGATTTCGAACCGGAAGTGGCCTCGGCTGCGCTCAACCGCGCCAATCTGTCGGCGGAGGACTGGACCGCGCTGATCCCCCGCCTGCCGGTGCGCGCGCGCGGATTCCTGCGGCTGCGCAAGGATTTGCCGGTCGATGTCGAATCGCTGCTGAACCGGCTGGGAGTCTACGATCGTGGCCTGCCCGCTCCGGGCGTGTCCGAACCGGCGGTGCTCGACCTGACCGAGGCGATTGCCGACGAAGACCAGCCGGCGAACGATCGGCAAGAGCCGGTGATCGATACTGTGTCCCCGGCTCGTGAAGACCCGGTCGAAAGCGGCCGCAGCGAAATCTCGGCGCTGGTGGAGCGAATCGCGCAATTCCGCCGCACCCGCGATGCCGAAACCGCCGATGCCGAGCTTTCGCCCCGCCTCCCGCTGGAGGATGACGCTGCGCCGATCGACCGGCGGATTGCCGGGTTCGGGTTTGCCGCCGACGCCGCCGGACGGATCGAATGGGCCGATTCCGAAGTGGCGGCGATGGTGATCGGCATCCGGCTCGCGGCACCGCGCACGCTCGGCGAGGATGTGCGGCGGAGCGCGCTCGACCGGGCATTTGCCCGGCGTCAGCCGATCGTGCAGGCCGCCACGCAATTGTCCGGTGCCAGCGCGATCGCGGGCGACTGGATTGTCGATGCCCAGCCGCGTTTTACCGAGGATGGCAATTTCGCCGGATATGTCGGGCGCTTCTTGCGCCAGTCGGCAGCGAACGATGCAAGCGCGAGCCGCGCCGCGCGCGAGGCCGACCGCATCCGGCAATTGCTCCACGAACTGCGCACCCCGATCACCGCGGTGCAGGGCTATGCCGAAGTGATCCAGCAGCAATTGTTCGGCCCCGCCCCGCACGAATACCGCGCCCTGGCTGCCGCGATCGCCGCCGATGCCGCGCACATCCTCGCCGGGTTCGAGGAACTCGACCGGCTCGCCAAGCTCGAAACCGGGGTCGCGGAAATGGAACCCGGGGATGTCGACCTGGCCGATCTGGTTGCGCGCACCGTGGGCCAGCTTGCGCCGGTTCTCGCCCCGCGAATGGCGGGCATCGAGCTGCTGCTGGAAGCGGACGGACAGGCGCGCGTCGCGATCGATCCGGACGAAGCGGAGGCGCTGGTCTGGCGATTGCTCGCGACCCTGGGAGGCGGGTGCGCTTCGGGCGAGATGCTGACCTGCACCCTCGCGGTCGAAGGCGGCGTGGTGCGGCTCGCCTGCGATCTGCCGGCCCAGCTGATCGGCGAAGAAAGCATCTTCTCGGCCGAAGCGAGGCCGGTTGCGGGCAGCGTCAATGCCGGTCCGTTCGGCGCCGGGTTCACCCTGCGCCTGGCCCGTGCGGAAGCCCGCGCGGCGGGCGGCTCGCTGGTTCAGGACAGCGATCAGGTGATCGTGCTGCTGCCGCTCTTGACCGCTGCTGGCGGCCTGCCTAGCGACAGAGGCGGATGCGAAGCAGGCGGGGAGGCCTGA
- a CDS encoding DUF1800 family protein translates to MPATIRDAPQRDIAGPASHDRAQQENRKTSMATSQPHIALNRFGYGLRRGESPPDDARRALLRQLDAYDPRPAALAARADTSGEAGELLQLIRSQRRQRQDYLKRMERETEAAMAGPGMADPGMSRSRRQAGRDALPPELRRAFVAGFDVFREDVQLRTDIAVASETPMVERLVHFWSNHFSVSVGKAGTAHQVGNHEFGAIRPHVLGRFSDMLKAAVLHPAMLLYLDQFQSIGPSSRFMMRRRKSARGPRGLNENLAREVLELHTLGVGGGYSQTDVAELARALTGWTIPGLPRTERFAEPQPGGAAFVAVAHEPGDRSVLGRTYRDGGARQALDILDDLAAHPSTARFIATKLARHFAGDDPPQGLVRRLEQDFLATEGDLASLVRALIDAPESWATGPVKYRAPFEWLVSVLRLTGVEGLGARRTVGVLKEIGQVPWQAPSPAGYDDRAGSWAGPDALFRRVELAERIARNVPAGDVAARAEAAFPGTLSETTRTWLDRAESGTQALGLLLVSPEMMRR, encoded by the coding sequence ATGCCCGCGACAATTCGCGACGCGCCGCAGCGTGACATCGCCGGTCCGGCGAGTCATGATCGCGCGCAGCAGGAGAACCGGAAGACCAGCATGGCGACATCGCAGCCGCATATCGCGCTCAACCGCTTCGGTTACGGTTTGCGGCGCGGCGAGTCCCCGCCGGACGACGCGCGGCGCGCACTGCTGCGCCAGCTCGACGCCTACGACCCGCGACCCGCAGCGCTCGCCGCCCGCGCCGACACTTCGGGCGAGGCCGGGGAACTGCTGCAACTGATCCGCAGCCAGCGCCGCCAGCGGCAGGATTATCTCAAGCGCATGGAGCGCGAGACCGAGGCAGCCATGGCCGGACCAGGCATGGCAGACCCCGGTATGTCCCGCAGCCGTCGGCAAGCCGGACGCGACGCCCTGCCGCCGGAACTGCGCCGCGCCTTTGTCGCGGGCTTTGACGTGTTTCGTGAGGACGTGCAGCTGCGCACCGACATCGCGGTCGCCAGCGAGACGCCCATGGTCGAGCGGCTGGTGCATTTCTGGTCGAACCATTTCAGCGTATCGGTCGGCAAGGCGGGAACAGCGCACCAGGTCGGCAATCACGAATTCGGAGCGATCCGCCCGCATGTTCTCGGCCGGTTTTCGGACATGCTCAAGGCGGCGGTGCTGCATCCGGCGATGCTGCTCTATCTCGACCAGTTCCAGTCAATTGGACCCAGTTCGCGCTTCATGATGCGCCGCCGCAAGAGCGCGCGCGGCCCGCGCGGCCTCAACGAAAACCTCGCCCGCGAAGTGCTCGAACTGCACACGCTCGGGGTCGGCGGCGGCTATTCGCAGACCGACGTTGCCGAACTGGCGCGGGCGCTGACCGGCTGGACGATACCCGGTTTGCCGCGCACCGAACGCTTCGCCGAGCCGCAGCCCGGAGGCGCGGCGTTTGTCGCGGTCGCGCACGAACCGGGCGATCGCAGCGTGCTTGGCCGCACTTATCGCGATGGCGGGGCGCGTCAGGCGCTCGACATTCTCGACGATCTCGCCGCGCATCCGTCGACCGCGCGCTTCATCGCGACCAAGCTGGCGCGACATTTCGCCGGCGACGATCCGCCGCAGGGTCTGGTGCGCCGTCTCGAACAGGATTTCCTCGCCACCGAGGGCGACCTCGCAAGCCTTGTCCGCGCCCTGATCGATGCCCCCGAGTCGTGGGCCACGGGTCCGGTCAAATACCGCGCACCCTTCGAATGGCTGGTATCGGTGCTGCGTCTGACCGGAGTCGAGGGGCTCGGTGCGCGGCGGACCGTGGGTGTCCTCAAGGAAATCGGCCAGGTGCCGTGGCAGGCCCCTTCGCCCGCTGGCTACGATGATCGCGCAGGCAGCTGGGCCGGGCCCGATGCGCTGTTCCGCCGGGTCGAGCTGGCCGAACGGATCGCGCGCAATGTCCCCGCAGGCGATGTCGCAGCCCGCGCCGAAGCGGCTTTCCCCGGCACGTTGAGCGAGACCACGCGCACCTGGCTGGACCGCGCCGAAAGCGGCACGCAGGCGCTCGGTCTGTTGCTGGTGTCGCCCGAAATGATGCGGAGATGA
- a CDS encoding GFA family protein: MSEVERLDRPLEGRCLCGAVGITLTGAHREVDVCHCTMCARWGGSMYAGIESDGFSLTGEDSITTYDSSEWAERAFCTKCGSNLWYRFKPTGARTFLTGLFDDLPAGLPIKHQIFVDEKQDWYDLAQDTPMKTGPEIVAEAKAAGFTFD, from the coding sequence GTGAGCGAAGTCGAGCGGCTCGACCGGCCGCTCGAAGGCCGCTGCCTGTGCGGCGCGGTGGGCATCACGCTGACGGGCGCGCATCGCGAGGTCGATGTCTGCCACTGCACGATGTGCGCGCGATGGGGGGGATCGATGTATGCCGGGATCGAGAGCGACGGATTTTCGCTGACCGGCGAAGACAGCATCACGACCTACGATTCGAGCGAGTGGGCCGAACGCGCGTTCTGCACGAAATGCGGCAGCAACCTGTGGTACCGGTTCAAGCCCACCGGCGCGCGGACATTCCTGACCGGGTTGTTCGACGACCTGCCGGCAGGCTTGCCGATCAAGCACCAGATCTTCGTCGACGAAAAGCAAGACTGGTACGATCTCGCGCAGGACACTCCGATGAAGACCGGGCCGGAGATCGTCGCCGAAGCGAAAGCGGCCGGTTTCACATTCGATTGA
- a CDS encoding TonB-dependent receptor: MSNGIVSKSTVLRAALLVGCAPVLFATPAWAQDGETDDQAEASGNVIIVTATKRDSTIQDVPFSINAQTQEDIQRSGAGTLEDLSRNVAGLSIQNLGPGQSQVSVRGVSAGQVVRDQPGVKEQVGIYLDESVISLSLFTPDLDLFDLNRVETLRGPQGTLFGSGSVGGTIRYITNQPEIGVTEGQVEGNLNLVDGDDIGWHMKGAINVPLGDNAAIRAVGYYTQYAGFINAIGPAGGEDVNDGERYGGRIAFKLDTGEGFSITPRVIYQKVKANGFNRQEIFNLYANPFTIPTTVFDEREQYLLLREAFEDETLIADMVVEAELGGVILTSVSSFTSRDILVSRDASALTGSVSVDLGYPDAAVNLPSNLRDTTDLESLTQEVRLSSNYDSPLQWVIGGFYSDTDRFYRQRLPTPGYAAATDATLGAGTSAAVANGFANLDSPFNSDLPYNIEQLAIFGEATWSINDRFDVTLGGRYYDFEEVRTITTGGLFANGDSGQVDRTSSDGVSPRVLLSYDVTDSVTLNAQASKGFRLGGVNDPLNVPLCNAQDLALFGGFQDYNDETLWNYEIGAKASGNGFYANVAGFYNDIKDLQVTLDAGSCSSRIVFNVEEAHTLGFEVEVGLSPMAGLDLVFSGSWVEAEFDTTLPGALTAATGIREGNRLPSVPEFQFSATGSYEWPISDTADAFISASYSHVGSRFTQPADQENNPRTFVSNLPFNGATGNAGTTVDLLLPSYDIVNLSAGIDMENGLSFQIYANNIFDENALLSFDRERGGRARLAYQTNQPRTFGVTARKSF, from the coding sequence ATGAGTAACGGGATCGTATCCAAGTCGACCGTCTTGCGCGCCGCTTTGCTGGTCGGCTGCGCGCCTGTGCTGTTCGCCACCCCCGCATGGGCACAAGACGGCGAGACCGACGACCAGGCGGAAGCTTCGGGCAACGTCATCATAGTCACCGCGACCAAGCGGGATTCGACCATTCAGGACGTGCCGTTTTCGATCAACGCGCAGACCCAGGAAGACATCCAGCGCTCCGGCGCCGGCACGCTCGAAGACCTGTCGCGCAATGTCGCCGGTCTCTCGATCCAGAACCTCGGCCCGGGCCAGAGCCAGGTTTCGGTCCGCGGGGTTTCCGCTGGGCAGGTCGTGCGCGATCAGCCGGGCGTGAAGGAACAGGTCGGCATCTATCTCGATGAATCGGTGATTTCGCTGTCGCTGTTCACCCCCGATCTCGACCTGTTCGATCTCAACCGCGTCGAAACGCTGCGCGGTCCGCAGGGAACGCTGTTCGGATCGGGTTCGGTCGGCGGCACCATCCGCTACATCACCAACCAGCCGGAAATCGGCGTGACCGAAGGGCAGGTCGAGGGCAATCTCAACCTCGTCGACGGCGACGATATCGGCTGGCACATGAAGGGCGCGATCAACGTGCCGCTGGGCGACAACGCGGCGATCCGCGCGGTCGGTTACTACACCCAGTATGCCGGGTTCATCAACGCGATCGGCCCGGCCGGCGGCGAGGACGTGAACGATGGCGAGCGCTACGGCGGCCGCATCGCGTTCAAGCTCGACACCGGCGAAGGGTTCAGCATCACGCCTCGCGTGATCTACCAGAAGGTCAAGGCCAACGGCTTCAACCGGCAGGAAATCTTCAACCTGTACGCCAACCCCTTCACCATCCCGACCACGGTCTTCGACGAACGCGAGCAATATCTGCTGCTGCGCGAAGCGTTCGAGGATGAAACCCTGATCGCCGACATGGTGGTCGAGGCCGAACTTGGCGGGGTGATCCTGACGTCGGTCAGCTCGTTCACCAGCCGCGACATCCTCGTCAGTCGCGATGCCAGCGCGCTAACCGGCTCGGTTTCTGTCGATCTCGGCTATCCCGACGCGGCGGTGAACCTGCCTTCGAACCTGCGCGACACCACCGATCTGGAATCGCTGACGCAGGAAGTCCGCCTGTCCTCGAATTACGACAGCCCGCTGCAGTGGGTCATCGGCGGGTTCTATTCGGACACCGACCGGTTCTATCGCCAGCGTCTGCCCACTCCGGGCTACGCGGCGGCGACCGATGCGACGCTCGGCGCAGGCACCTCGGCGGCGGTCGCGAACGGGTTCGCCAACCTCGATTCTCCGTTCAATTCGGACCTGCCTTACAATATCGAGCAGCTCGCGATTTTCGGTGAGGCGACCTGGTCGATCAACGATCGTTTCGACGTGACGCTGGGCGGGCGATACTACGATTTCGAGGAAGTGCGCACGATCACCACCGGCGGCCTGTTCGCCAACGGCGATTCCGGCCAGGTCGACCGCACCAGCTCGGACGGGGTGAGCCCGCGCGTGCTGCTGAGCTACGATGTGACCGACAGCGTCACGCTCAACGCGCAGGCTTCGAAAGGCTTCCGCCTCGGCGGGGTCAACGATCCGCTCAACGTGCCGCTGTGCAACGCGCAGGATCTCGCGCTGTTCGGCGGGTTCCAGGACTACAACGACGAAACCCTGTGGAACTACGAAATCGGGGCCAAGGCCTCGGGCAACGGCTTCTACGCAAACGTCGCCGGGTTCTACAATGATATCAAGGACCTGCAGGTTACTCTGGACGCCGGCAGCTGCTCGTCGCGGATCGTCTTCAACGTCGAGGAGGCGCATACGCTCGGTTTCGAGGTCGAAGTCGGGCTATCGCCGATGGCGGGTCTCGACCTGGTGTTCTCGGGCAGCTGGGTCGAAGCCGAATTCGACACCACCCTGCCCGGCGCGCTGACTGCGGCGACCGGCATTCGCGAAGGCAACCGGCTGCCGTCGGTGCCCGAATTCCAGTTCTCGGCAACCGGCAGCTACGAATGGCCGATTTCCGACACGGCGGATGCCTTCATCTCCGCCAGCTATTCGCATGTCGGCAGCCGCTTCACCCAGCCTGCAGACCAGGAGAACAACCCGCGCACGTTCGTTTCCAACCTGCCGTTCAACGGGGCGACGGGCAACGCCGGAACCACGGTCGACCTGCTGCTGCCGTCCTACGACATCGTCAACCTGTCGGCGGGGATCGATATGGAGAACGGCCTGTCGTTCCAGATCTACGCCAACAACATCTTCGACGAGAATGCGCTGCTCAGCTTCGATCGCGAACGCGGCGGCCGGGCACGGCTGGCCTACCAGACCAACCAGCCGCGCACCTTCGGCGTGACGGCGCGCAAGAGCTTCTGA
- a CDS encoding Lrp/AsnC family transcriptional regulator translates to MANLDDIDKRLLAELQAEGRVTNVELAQRVGLTAPPCLRRVRGLEEDGVIRGYHADLDPSKLGFAITVFAMVSLKSQAESALREFEEAMRELPEVREVHMLNGEIDFILKIVSKDLQSFQEFLTSKLTPAPNVDSVKTSLTIRTAKHEPGVPL, encoded by the coding sequence ATGGCCAACCTCGACGATATCGACAAACGCCTGCTGGCAGAATTGCAAGCCGAAGGGCGTGTAACCAATGTCGAGCTGGCGCAACGCGTCGGGCTGACTGCGCCGCCCTGTCTGCGCCGGGTGCGCGGGCTCGAGGAAGACGGCGTGATCCGCGGCTACCACGCCGATCTCGACCCCTCGAAGCTGGGCTTTGCCATCACCGTGTTCGCGATGGTGAGCCTGAAGAGCCAGGCGGAAAGCGCGCTGCGCGAATTCGAAGAGGCGATGCGCGAACTGCCCGAGGTGCGCGAAGTGCACATGCTCAACGGCGAAATCGATTTCATCCTCAAGATCGTGAGCAAGGACCTGCAGAGCTTTCAGGAATTCCTGACCAGCAAGCTGACCCCCGCTCCCAATGTCGACAGCGTCAAGACGTCGCTGACGATCCGCACCGCCAAGCACGAACCCGGCGTCCCGCTGTGA
- a CDS encoding DUF1501 domain-containing protein: MLHSLDRRRLLGGSLALGAASFALPRMVFARAAGDRNLLLVVLRGAADGLAMLAPLGDPAYEQVRGFGLPDYESAPKAGGFFAIHPAFQQVAAAYAENQALFVHATATAYRERSHFDGQNLLETGGTKPYAQRDGWLNRLVGMMPVDGSGAAPKALAIAPTVPLALRGEAPVSSYAPSSLPQASDAFMERVSLLYAEDAQLGQLWQRALETREMAGGDNLRNLRDARAAGELAASLMRERGGARIGMIELSGWDSHANQRNAFNRQAGQLDALLGAYRAAMGPAWASTLVLAVTEFGRTVRYNGTGGTDHGTAGAALAMGGALRGGRVIADWPGLKDGELYEGRDLRPTIALESVLAGASAEHFGLDPEHTMARLFPDRRAPAMTGFVAG, encoded by the coding sequence ATGCTCCATTCCCTCGATCGACGCAGGTTGCTTGGCGGATCGCTGGCGCTCGGCGCGGCGAGTTTCGCGCTCCCGCGCATGGTGTTTGCCCGCGCGGCGGGTGATCGCAACCTGTTGCTGGTGGTGTTGCGCGGAGCCGCAGACGGGCTGGCGATGCTCGCGCCGCTCGGCGATCCGGCCTACGAACAGGTGCGCGGCTTCGGTCTGCCCGACTACGAGAGCGCGCCGAAGGCGGGCGGGTTCTTCGCGATCCATCCCGCGTTCCAGCAGGTTGCTGCGGCCTATGCCGAAAACCAGGCGCTGTTCGTGCATGCGACCGCAACCGCGTATCGCGAGCGGTCGCATTTCGACGGACAGAACCTGCTCGAAACAGGCGGAACGAAGCCCTACGCCCAGCGTGATGGCTGGCTCAACCGGCTGGTCGGCATGATGCCGGTCGACGGTTCGGGCGCTGCACCCAAGGCGCTCGCGATCGCACCGACCGTGCCGCTGGCGCTGCGCGGCGAAGCGCCCGTATCGAGCTACGCGCCGTCATCGCTGCCGCAGGCGAGCGACGCTTTCATGGAGCGGGTGTCGCTGCTGTATGCAGAGGACGCCCAGCTCGGCCAGCTGTGGCAACGCGCGCTGGAGACGCGCGAGATGGCGGGCGGTGACAATCTGCGCAATCTGCGCGACGCCAGGGCCGCTGGCGAGCTCGCCGCCTCGCTGATGCGCGAACGCGGCGGCGCACGCATCGGCATGATCGAGCTGAGCGGATGGGACAGCCACGCCAACCAGCGCAACGCGTTCAATCGCCAGGCGGGTCAGCTCGATGCGCTGCTCGGTGCCTATCGCGCCGCGATGGGCCCGGCCTGGGCCAGCACTCTGGTGCTCGCAGTGACCGAATTCGGACGGACCGTCCGCTATAACGGCACGGGCGGGACCGATCACGGAACCGCTGGCGCGGCGCTGGCGATGGGCGGCGCGCTGCGCGGCGGTCGCGTGATCGCGGACTGGCCCGGGCTGAAGGACGGCGAGCTGTACGAAGGCCGGGACCTGCGGCCGACTATCGCGCTCGAAAGCGTGCTGGCCGGGGCAAGCGCGGAGCATTTCGGGCTCGATCCCGAGCACACGATGGCGCGCCTGTTCCCGGATCGGAGGGCTCCGGCCATGACCGGATTTGTCGCCGGCTAG
- a CDS encoding M20/M25/M40 family metallo-hydrolase: MHKMILALAAFTAPAVLGAQQWDGALAHLSRGQNPDGTPIVVQGTLEEIADAALERDGIAWDFVEGVTTEVGPRQAGTEAETRGRVWAMQWLTRHGFQNVADEPFEMDTWVPGDLARARVTAPFAQDLVVLPLGDSAATPAGGIEAEVVYFRTVDELRAAPASSLQGKIAYISHQMRRAQDGSHYGFAGPARWIAPAIASQKGAVAVVIKSVGTDYHRNPHTGGTSWGDEADPIPAGALSLPDAENLERMFERAGDRPVTLRLEMNPRRIGKQISGNVVGEIVGRNPDLPPVLLACHLDSWWNAPGAFDDGAGCGIIAAAALNVAASGQPLRTVRVLFAGAEEVGLWGSRAYSAAHIDEPIAVGIESDFGADRIWRFESNFGESNPDLHARIASAVARFGVANSTIVASGGADLNIARDQQTAIIDLQQDGTRYFDLHHTPDDTLDKIDIAQLRQNVAVWTQVAGILANEPRSIQTGGIEPSAPAVMDR, encoded by the coding sequence ATGCATAAGATGATCCTCGCGCTCGCCGCATTCACCGCTCCTGCCGTTCTTGGTGCCCAGCAATGGGATGGCGCGTTGGCGCACCTCTCGCGGGGGCAGAACCCCGACGGAACGCCGATCGTTGTGCAGGGAACGCTGGAAGAGATCGCGGATGCCGCGCTGGAACGCGACGGGATCGCGTGGGATTTCGTCGAGGGCGTCACCACCGAAGTCGGACCGCGGCAGGCGGGAACCGAGGCGGAAACGCGCGGGCGGGTCTGGGCGATGCAATGGCTGACCCGGCATGGATTCCAGAATGTTGCCGACGAGCCGTTCGAAATGGACACCTGGGTACCGGGCGATCTCGCACGGGCGCGGGTGACCGCCCCGTTTGCGCAGGACCTCGTCGTCCTGCCGCTGGGCGACAGCGCGGCGACGCCGGCAGGCGGGATCGAGGCCGAAGTGGTGTACTTCCGCACGGTCGACGAACTGCGCGCGGCCCCGGCGTCGAGCCTGCAGGGCAAGATCGCCTACATCAGCCACCAGATGCGGCGCGCGCAGGACGGTTCGCATTACGGGTTTGCCGGGCCTGCACGCTGGATCGCGCCCGCGATCGCTTCGCAAAAGGGTGCGGTCGCGGTGGTCATCAAGTCGGTCGGCACCGACTACCATCGCAACCCGCATACCGGCGGGACATCGTGGGGCGACGAGGCCGACCCGATCCCCGCCGGAGCCTTGTCATTGCCCGACGCCGAAAATCTCGAGCGGATGTTCGAACGCGCAGGCGACCGCCCGGTCACCCTGAGGCTCGAGATGAACCCGCGCCGCATCGGCAAGCAGATCAGCGGCAACGTCGTCGGCGAGATCGTCGGTCGCAATCCCGATCTGCCGCCGGTGCTGCTGGCGTGCCATCTCGACAGCTGGTGGAACGCGCCCGGAGCCTTCGATGATGGTGCGGGATGCGGGATCATCGCCGCCGCCGCGCTGAATGTCGCTGCGAGCGGCCAGCCGCTGCGCACCGTCCGGGTGCTGTTCGCCGGGGCCGAGGAGGTCGGATTGTGGGGTAGCCGCGCCTACAGCGCCGCGCATATCGACGAGCCGATCGCGGTCGGGATCGAGAGCGATTTCGGCGCGGACCGCATCTGGCGGTTCGAAAGCAATTTTGGCGAGAGCAATCCCGATCTGCACGCAAGAATCGCGAGTGCGGTCGCGCGTTTCGGCGTGGCCAATTCGACCATCGTCGCCAGTGGCGGTGCGGACCTGAACATCGCGCGCGACCAGCAGACCGCGATCATCGATCTGCAGCAGGACGGCACGCGCTATTTCGATCTCCACCACACGCCCGACGACACGCTCGACAAGATCGATATCGCGCAACTGCGCCAGAATGTGGCGGTTTGGACGCAGGTCGCCGGAATCCTCGCCAACGAGCCGCGCTCGATCCAGACAGGCGGTATCGAGCCGAGCGCGCCTGCGGTGATGGACAGGTAG
- a CDS encoding polysaccharide deacetylase family protein, with the protein MLIPPDRKALAGFASGFGQKVLLTVDTEEEFDWEAPFRRDGHGLKHVGEIARFQSFCEDIGARPVYLVDWPIASDPRAVDIIGDAVQRGAAEVGVQLHPWVNPPFDEEVNTRNSYAGNLPQALEAAKFTQLRDLIESAFGTAPLIYRAGRYGLGPHTADMLRQAGIAIDTSVRTLFNYSHQHGPDYSRHPPAPYWVDEARELLELPVTTVYWGILRQLGIPLQRIQRHIPTFYAAFSKLRLLERIALTPEDVTAEEAIRGIDIALDLELPVLVLSFHSPTLAPGFTPYAASQDDVERLYDWFRQVYAYLGTRGVRSTTVSEIVDATKSQPGTAPV; encoded by the coding sequence ATGCTCATTCCGCCCGATCGCAAGGCGCTGGCGGGCTTCGCCAGCGGTTTCGGTCAGAAAGTGCTGCTGACGGTCGACACCGAAGAGGAATTCGACTGGGAAGCGCCGTTTCGCCGCGACGGCCATGGACTGAAGCATGTCGGCGAGATCGCCCGGTTCCAGAGCTTTTGCGAGGATATCGGAGCGCGTCCCGTCTACCTCGTGGACTGGCCGATCGCGAGCGACCCGCGGGCGGTCGACATCATCGGCGATGCGGTGCAGCGCGGGGCGGCGGAGGTCGGGGTGCAATTGCATCCCTGGGTCAACCCGCCTTTCGATGAAGAGGTCAATACCCGCAATTCCTATGCCGGAAACCTGCCGCAAGCGCTCGAAGCGGCGAAATTCACGCAGCTGCGCGACCTGATCGAGAGCGCTTTCGGCACCGCTCCGCTGATCTACCGGGCTGGTCGCTACGGCCTCGGCCCGCACACCGCCGACATGCTGAGGCAGGCGGGCATAGCGATCGACACTTCGGTCCGTACGCTGTTCAATTACTCGCACCAGCACGGCCCCGATTACAGCCGCCACCCGCCCGCGCCCTACTGGGTCGACGAAGCGCGCGAACTGCTCGAACTGCCGGTCACGACGGTCTACTGGGGCATCCTGCGCCAGCTCGGCATTCCGCTGCAGCGAATCCAGCGCCATATTCCGACCTTCTACGCTGCATTTTCGAAGCTTCGCCTGCTTGAACGCATCGCACTCACACCAGAGGACGTGACCGCCGAGGAGGCGATACGCGGCATCGACATCGCGCTCGATCTCGAACTGCCGGTGCTGGTGCTGTCGTTTCACAGCCCCACGCTGGCCCCCGGCTTCACGCCCTATGCCGCTAGCCAGGACGACGTCGAGCGCCTCTATGACTGGTTCCGGCAGGTCTATGCCTATCTCGGCACGCGCGGGGTGCGCTCGACCACGGTTTCTGAAATCGTCGATGCGACGAAAAGCCAGCCCGGCACCGCGCCCGTCTGA